A single Danio rerio strain Tuebingen ecotype United States chromosome 17, GRCz12tu, whole genome shotgun sequence DNA region contains:
- the LOC137488033 gene encoding uncharacterized protein isoform X6 codes for MASKQRNMAFVDDELHSSETPLTVHVESLIIDMNMDVEVSNYTCEDQGGMNASPEPTEDNNSTEVGYNPTDSEELCDTIPSVPASETELDMVDPEGVPGPSSSEQEPVCTASLEVDISDARNPTEVPEVTKIGKFFSFFGKLFGFTAQPETDPDLLSVSEESDYESASEMDEVDMEQSCVPAPETELDLVDPEGVPVPRSFEQEPVFRETLYVDLIKPHTSINLKRSVLVSTLLKEPAEPSTEEVESSSGIDQDGISASPEIPQVDRPTVPEMWKTSADFPMIYMFSAQHQTDPDVAEMISVSEESDYESASETDEVNMEQSSVPEPEAELDLVDPEGVPVPRSSEQEPVFRETLYVDLIKPQTSFNLKRSVLVSTLLKEPAEPSTEEVESSSGIDQDGISASPEIPQVYRPTELPEMWKATADLPMIYGFSAQHQTDPDVAEMISVSEANDYESASEMDEVDMEQSCVPEPEAELDLVDPEGVPGPSSSEQEPVFRETLYVDLIKPHTSINLKRSVLVSKLIKEPAEPSTEEVESSSGIDQGGISASPEIPQVDRPTEPEMWKASADFPVMYGFSAQHQTDPNVVEMSVSEANDYESASEMDEVDVEQTSVSDAEAELVLVDPEGVPVPSSSEQEPVFREALYVNLIKPQTSFNVKRSVLVSKLIKEPAEPSTEDVKSSRGIDQDGISASPEIPQVDRPTGFPKVKIIKKVGAFIRKRFGFSVHPKAEPAVAMDEVDTEQTSVSDPEVKLDLVDPEGVPGPSSSEKEPVYREILHVIDLIKPHTSFNLKRSVLVSKPLKEPAEPSTEDVKNSRGIDQDGLNGSSETTQVDRPSGFPKAKLFRKINAFIRKRFRFSIQPKSDPAVAMDEIDTEQTSVSDPEMELDLVDPEGVPGPSSSEQEPVPRERMDVNITDAMNPTESTKVRMISKVRAFSRKLHDISAKLKTEPNSPQPLSVPDATGSLNTSVIDEEAVDHSPETPEDHSPTGLTKEWMMNQLSEFYYKLTSPRNDLGQPGPSSLPPRNLLNEVFDFQKLAELLKIEATVNKCKLPLSPFTEVWRNVYIGDEETARNRRKLMELGVTHILNAAAPKMTWEGKPKKKGLKGKILTGPEYYEGMDIKYCGLPTTYDQMRIVKYFWPAGKFIAKALRKPDNVLFIHCKHGVSHAPTLFVAYLMMYYKLPLEEAIGYVTRARRIRPFSSFLLQLLLLEPMKKTRKSRVIRKQKGIVIYN; via the exons ATGGCGAGCAAACAGAGAAATATGGCTTTCGTCGACGACGAATTACACTCTTCAGAAACTCCACTCACAGTTCATGTTGAATCGCTAATTATAGATATGAACATGGATGTTGAAGTTTCCAACTACACTTGTGAGGATCAGGGTGGCATGAATGCCTCTCCTGAACCCACAGAAGACAACAACTCAACAG agGTTGGATATAATCCAACTGATTCGGAGGAATTGTGTGACACGATTCCAAGTGTTCCTGCATCAGAAACTGAATTGGATATGGTTGATCCAGAAGGTGTCCCAGGTCCAAGCAGTTCTGAACAGGAGCCTGTGTGTACAGCAAGTCTGGAGGTCGACATCAGTGATGCCAGGAACCCAACAG aAGTTCCAGAAGTGACGAAAATTGGCAAATTCTTCTCCTTCTTTGGAAAGCTTTTTGGGTTCACGGCACAGCCTGAGACAGATCCTGATTTGCTGAGTGTTTCAGAGGAAAGTGATTATGAATCAGCTTCTGAAATGGATGAGGTTGACATGGAGCAGTCATGTGTTCCCGCGCCAGAAACTGAATTGGATCTGGTTGATCCTGAAGGTGTCCCAGTTCCAAGGAGTTTTGAACAGGAGCCTGTGTTTAGAGAAACTCTATATGTCGACCTCATCAAACCTCACACTTCCATCAACTTGAAGAGGTCTGTGTTGGTTTCTACACTTCTGAAGGAACCAGCAGAGCCTTCAACAGAAGAAGTGGAGAGCAGCAGTGGGATTGACCAGGATGGCATCAGTGCTTCTCCTGAAATCCCACAGGTGGACAGACCAACAG TACCCGAAATGTGGAAGACATCTGCAGACTTCCCAATGATTTATATGTTCTCAGCACAGCATCAGACAGATCCAGATGTTGCTGAGATGATAAGTGTTTCAGAGGAAAGTGATTATGAATCAGCTTCTGAAACGGATGAGGTCAACATGGAGCAATCAAGTGTTCCTGAGCCAGAGGCTGAATTGGATCTGGTTGATCCTGAAGGTGTCCCAGTTCCAAGGAGTTCTGAACAGGAACCTGTGTTCAGAGAAACTCTATATGTCGACCTCATCAAACCTCAAACTTCCTTCAACTTAAAGAGGTCTGTGTTGGTTTCTACACTTCTGAAGGAACCAGCAGAGCCTTCAACAGAAGAAGTGGAGAGCAGCAGTGGGATTGACCAGGATGGCATCAGTGCTTCTCCTGAAATCCCCCAGGTGTACAGACCAACAG AATTACCTGAAATGTGGAAGGCAACAGCAGACCTCCCAATGATTTATGGGTTCTCAGCACAGCATCAGACAGATCCAGATGTTGCTGAGATGATAAGTGTTTCAGAAGCAAACGATTATGAATCAGCTTCTGAAATGGATGAGGTCGACATGGAGCAATCATGTGTTCCTGAGCCAGAGGCTGAATTGGATCTGGTTGATCCGGAAGGTGTCCCAGGTCCAAGCAGCTCTGAACAGGAACCAGTGTTTAGAGAAACTCTATATGTCGACCTCATCAAACCTCACACTTCCATCAACTTGAAGAGGTCTGTGTTGGTTTCTAAACTTATAAAAGAACCAGCAGAGCCTTCAACAGAAGAAGTGGAGAGCAGCAGTGGGATTGACCAGGGTGGTATCAGTGCTTCTCCTGAAATCCCACAGGTGGACAGACCAACag AACCGGAAATGTGGAAGGCATCTGCAGACTTCCCAGTGATGTATGGGTTCTCAGCACAGCATCAGACAGATCCAAATGTTGTTGAGATGAGTGTTTCAGAAGCAAACGATTATGAATCAGCTTCTGAAATGGATGAGGTGGACGTGGAGCAAACAAGTGTTTCTGACGCAGAGGCTGAATTGGTTCTGGTTGATCCAGAAGGTGTCCCAGTTCCTAGCAGCTCTGAACAGGAACCTGTATTTAGAGAAGCTTTATATGTCAACCTCATCAAACCTCAAACTTCCTTCAACGTAAAGAGGTCTGTGTTGGTTTCTAAACTTATAAAAGAACCAGCAGAGCCTTCAACAGAGGACGTGAAGAGCAGCAGAGGGATTGACCAGGATGGCATCAGTGCTTCTCCTGAAATCCCCCAGGTGGACAGACCAACAG GCTTTCCAAAAGTAAAAATCATCAAGAAAGTTGGTGCATTCATCCGAAAGCGTTTTGGGTTCTCAGTACATCCTAAGGCAGAGCCTGCTGTTGCAATGGATGAAGTCGACACAGAGCAAACAAGTGTTTCTGACCCAGAAGTTAAATTGGATCTGGTTGATCCAGAAGGTGTCCCCGGTCCAAGCAGCTCTGAAAAGGAACCTGTGTATAGAGAAATTCTACATGTCATCGACCTCATCAAACCTCACACTTCCTTCAACTTGAAGAGGTCTGTGTTGGTTTCTAAACCTCTGAAAGAACCAGCAGAGCCTTCAACAGAGGACGTGAAGAACAGCAGAGGGATTGACCAGGATGGCTTGAATGGTTCTTCTGAAACCACTCAGGTGGACCGACCATCAG GCTTTCCCAAAGCGAAGCTCTTCAGGAAAATTAATGCATTCATCCGAAAGCGTTTTAGGTTCTCAATACAGCCTAAGTCAGACCCCGCTGTTGCAATGGATGAGATCGACACAGAGCAAACAAGTGTTTCTGACCCAGAAATGGAATTGGATCTGGTTGATCCAGAAGGTGTCCCAGGTCCAAGCAGTTCTGAACAGGAACCTGTGCCAAGAGAAAGAATGGATGTCAACATCACTGATGCCATGAACCCAACAG AAAGTACCAAAGTGAGGATGATTAGCAAAGTCCGTGCATTCTCCAGAAAGCTTCATGACATCTCAGCAAAGCTAAAGACCGAACCTAATTCACCACAGCCGCTGAGTGTCCCAGATGCAACAGGGTCTTTGAACACCAGTGTGATCGATGAGGAGGCTGTGGATCATTCTCCTGAAACCCCTGAAGATCACAGCCCAACAG GACTCACCAAAGAGTGGATGATGAATCAACTTTCTGAATTCTACTACAAGCTTACAAGTCCTAGAAATGATCTTGGACAGCCGGGTCCAAGCAGTTTGCCTCCTCGAAATCTGCTGAATGAAGTTTTCGACTTTCAAAAGCTTGCAGAGTTATTGAAAATAGAAGCCACCGTGAACAAATGTAAACTGCCCCTGTCACCATTTACGGAGGTCTGGCGCAACGTCTACATTGGAGATGA AGAGACAGCAAGAAATCGACGCAAACTGATGGAATTGGGAGTCACCCATATCCTAAATGCAGCAGCGCCGAAGATGACCTGGGAGGGAAAACCAAAGAAGAAAGGACTAAAAGGAAAGATCCTTACAGGACCGGAATATTATGAAGGCATGGACATCAAATATTGTGGCTTGCCTACAACATACGACCAAATGCGAATCGTAAAATACTTCTGGCCTGCTGGAAAGTTCATCGCAAAGGCCTTGAGAAAGCCAGACA ATGTCCTGTTTATTCATTGCAAGCATGGTGTCAGTCACGCGCCAACACTGTTTGTAGCATATCTGATGATGTACTACAAACTACCTCTGGAGGAAGCCATTGGTTATGTGACCAGGGCGAGGCGCATCAGGCCCTTCTCATCCTTTCTGCTCCAGTTGTTGTTACTCGAACCTATGAAAAAGACAAGGAAAAGCAGAGTAATCAGAAAGCAAAAAGGCATTGTAATATACaactaa
- the LOC137488033 gene encoding uncharacterized protein isoform X2 — MASKQRNMAFVDDELHSSETPLTVHVESLIIDMNMDVEVSNYTCEDQGGMNASPEPTEDNNSTEVGYNPTDSEELCDTIPSVPASETELDMVDPEGVPGPSSSEQEPVCTASLEVDISDARNPTVPEVTKIGKFFSFFGKLFGFTAQPETDPDLLSVSEESDYESASEMDEVDMEQSCVPAPETELDLVDPEGVPVPRSFEQEPVFRETLYVDLIKPHTSINLKRSVLVSTLLKEPAEPSTEEVESSSGIDQDGISASPEIPQVDRPTEVPEMWKTSADFPMIYMFSAQHQTDPDVAEMISVSEESDYESASETDEVNMEQSSVPEPEAELDLVDPEGVPVPRSSEQEPVFRETLYVDLIKPQTSFNLKRSVLVSTLLKEPAEPSTEEVESSSGIDQDGISASPEIPQVYRPTELPEMWKATADLPMIYGFSAQHQTDPDVAEMISVSEANDYESASEMDEVDMEQSCVPEPEAELDLVDPEGVPGPSSSEQEPVFRETLYVDLIKPHTSINLKRSVLVSKLIKEPAEPSTEEVESSSGIDQGGISASPEIPQVDRPTEEPEMWKASADFPVMYGFSAQHQTDPNVVEMSVSEANDYESASEMDEVDVEQTSVSDAEAELVLVDPEGVPVPSSSEQEPVFREALYVNLIKPQTSFNVKRSVLVSKLIKEPAEPSTEDVKSSRGIDQDGISASPEIPQVDRPTGFPKVKIIKKVGAFIRKRFGFSVHPKAEPAVAMDEVDTEQTSVSDPEVKLDLVDPEGVPGPSSSEKEPVYREILHVIDLIKPHTSFNLKRSVLVSKPLKEPAEPSTEDVKNSRGIDQDGLNGSSETTQVDRPSGFPKAKLFRKINAFIRKRFRFSIQPKSDPAVAMDEIDTEQTSVSDPEMELDLVDPEGVPGPSSSEQEPVPRERMDVNITDAMNPTESTKVRMISKVRAFSRKLHDISAKLKTEPNSPQPLSVPDATGSLNTSVIDEEAVDHSPETPEDHSPTGLTKEWMMNQLSEFYYKLTSPRNDLGQPGPSSLPPRNLLNEVFDFQKLAELLKIEATVNKCKLPLSPFTEVWRNVYIGDEETARNRRKLMELGVTHILNAAAPKMTWEGKPKKKGLKGKILTGPEYYEGMDIKYCGLPTTYDQMRIVKYFWPAGKFIAKALRKPDNVLFIHCKHGVSHAPTLFVAYLMMYYKLPLEEAIGYVTRARRIRPFSSFLLQLLLLEPMKKTRKSRVIRKQKGIVIYN, encoded by the exons ATGGCGAGCAAACAGAGAAATATGGCTTTCGTCGACGACGAATTACACTCTTCAGAAACTCCACTCACAGTTCATGTTGAATCGCTAATTATAGATATGAACATGGATGTTGAAGTTTCCAACTACACTTGTGAGGATCAGGGTGGCATGAATGCCTCTCCTGAACCCACAGAAGACAACAACTCAACAG agGTTGGATATAATCCAACTGATTCGGAGGAATTGTGTGACACGATTCCAAGTGTTCCTGCATCAGAAACTGAATTGGATATGGTTGATCCAGAAGGTGTCCCAGGTCCAAGCAGTTCTGAACAGGAGCCTGTGTGTACAGCAAGTCTGGAGGTCGACATCAGTGATGCCAGGAACCCAACAG TTCCAGAAGTGACGAAAATTGGCAAATTCTTCTCCTTCTTTGGAAAGCTTTTTGGGTTCACGGCACAGCCTGAGACAGATCCTGATTTGCTGAGTGTTTCAGAGGAAAGTGATTATGAATCAGCTTCTGAAATGGATGAGGTTGACATGGAGCAGTCATGTGTTCCCGCGCCAGAAACTGAATTGGATCTGGTTGATCCTGAAGGTGTCCCAGTTCCAAGGAGTTTTGAACAGGAGCCTGTGTTTAGAGAAACTCTATATGTCGACCTCATCAAACCTCACACTTCCATCAACTTGAAGAGGTCTGTGTTGGTTTCTACACTTCTGAAGGAACCAGCAGAGCCTTCAACAGAAGAAGTGGAGAGCAGCAGTGGGATTGACCAGGATGGCATCAGTGCTTCTCCTGAAATCCCACAGGTGGACAGACCAACAG AAGTACCCGAAATGTGGAAGACATCTGCAGACTTCCCAATGATTTATATGTTCTCAGCACAGCATCAGACAGATCCAGATGTTGCTGAGATGATAAGTGTTTCAGAGGAAAGTGATTATGAATCAGCTTCTGAAACGGATGAGGTCAACATGGAGCAATCAAGTGTTCCTGAGCCAGAGGCTGAATTGGATCTGGTTGATCCTGAAGGTGTCCCAGTTCCAAGGAGTTCTGAACAGGAACCTGTGTTCAGAGAAACTCTATATGTCGACCTCATCAAACCTCAAACTTCCTTCAACTTAAAGAGGTCTGTGTTGGTTTCTACACTTCTGAAGGAACCAGCAGAGCCTTCAACAGAAGAAGTGGAGAGCAGCAGTGGGATTGACCAGGATGGCATCAGTGCTTCTCCTGAAATCCCCCAGGTGTACAGACCAACAG AATTACCTGAAATGTGGAAGGCAACAGCAGACCTCCCAATGATTTATGGGTTCTCAGCACAGCATCAGACAGATCCAGATGTTGCTGAGATGATAAGTGTTTCAGAAGCAAACGATTATGAATCAGCTTCTGAAATGGATGAGGTCGACATGGAGCAATCATGTGTTCCTGAGCCAGAGGCTGAATTGGATCTGGTTGATCCGGAAGGTGTCCCAGGTCCAAGCAGCTCTGAACAGGAACCAGTGTTTAGAGAAACTCTATATGTCGACCTCATCAAACCTCACACTTCCATCAACTTGAAGAGGTCTGTGTTGGTTTCTAAACTTATAAAAGAACCAGCAGAGCCTTCAACAGAAGAAGTGGAGAGCAGCAGTGGGATTGACCAGGGTGGTATCAGTGCTTCTCCTGAAATCCCACAGGTGGACAGACCAACag AAGAACCGGAAATGTGGAAGGCATCTGCAGACTTCCCAGTGATGTATGGGTTCTCAGCACAGCATCAGACAGATCCAAATGTTGTTGAGATGAGTGTTTCAGAAGCAAACGATTATGAATCAGCTTCTGAAATGGATGAGGTGGACGTGGAGCAAACAAGTGTTTCTGACGCAGAGGCTGAATTGGTTCTGGTTGATCCAGAAGGTGTCCCAGTTCCTAGCAGCTCTGAACAGGAACCTGTATTTAGAGAAGCTTTATATGTCAACCTCATCAAACCTCAAACTTCCTTCAACGTAAAGAGGTCTGTGTTGGTTTCTAAACTTATAAAAGAACCAGCAGAGCCTTCAACAGAGGACGTGAAGAGCAGCAGAGGGATTGACCAGGATGGCATCAGTGCTTCTCCTGAAATCCCCCAGGTGGACAGACCAACAG GCTTTCCAAAAGTAAAAATCATCAAGAAAGTTGGTGCATTCATCCGAAAGCGTTTTGGGTTCTCAGTACATCCTAAGGCAGAGCCTGCTGTTGCAATGGATGAAGTCGACACAGAGCAAACAAGTGTTTCTGACCCAGAAGTTAAATTGGATCTGGTTGATCCAGAAGGTGTCCCCGGTCCAAGCAGCTCTGAAAAGGAACCTGTGTATAGAGAAATTCTACATGTCATCGACCTCATCAAACCTCACACTTCCTTCAACTTGAAGAGGTCTGTGTTGGTTTCTAAACCTCTGAAAGAACCAGCAGAGCCTTCAACAGAGGACGTGAAGAACAGCAGAGGGATTGACCAGGATGGCTTGAATGGTTCTTCTGAAACCACTCAGGTGGACCGACCATCAG GCTTTCCCAAAGCGAAGCTCTTCAGGAAAATTAATGCATTCATCCGAAAGCGTTTTAGGTTCTCAATACAGCCTAAGTCAGACCCCGCTGTTGCAATGGATGAGATCGACACAGAGCAAACAAGTGTTTCTGACCCAGAAATGGAATTGGATCTGGTTGATCCAGAAGGTGTCCCAGGTCCAAGCAGTTCTGAACAGGAACCTGTGCCAAGAGAAAGAATGGATGTCAACATCACTGATGCCATGAACCCAACAG AAAGTACCAAAGTGAGGATGATTAGCAAAGTCCGTGCATTCTCCAGAAAGCTTCATGACATCTCAGCAAAGCTAAAGACCGAACCTAATTCACCACAGCCGCTGAGTGTCCCAGATGCAACAGGGTCTTTGAACACCAGTGTGATCGATGAGGAGGCTGTGGATCATTCTCCTGAAACCCCTGAAGATCACAGCCCAACAG GACTCACCAAAGAGTGGATGATGAATCAACTTTCTGAATTCTACTACAAGCTTACAAGTCCTAGAAATGATCTTGGACAGCCGGGTCCAAGCAGTTTGCCTCCTCGAAATCTGCTGAATGAAGTTTTCGACTTTCAAAAGCTTGCAGAGTTATTGAAAATAGAAGCCACCGTGAACAAATGTAAACTGCCCCTGTCACCATTTACGGAGGTCTGGCGCAACGTCTACATTGGAGATGA AGAGACAGCAAGAAATCGACGCAAACTGATGGAATTGGGAGTCACCCATATCCTAAATGCAGCAGCGCCGAAGATGACCTGGGAGGGAAAACCAAAGAAGAAAGGACTAAAAGGAAAGATCCTTACAGGACCGGAATATTATGAAGGCATGGACATCAAATATTGTGGCTTGCCTACAACATACGACCAAATGCGAATCGTAAAATACTTCTGGCCTGCTGGAAAGTTCATCGCAAAGGCCTTGAGAAAGCCAGACA ATGTCCTGTTTATTCATTGCAAGCATGGTGTCAGTCACGCGCCAACACTGTTTGTAGCATATCTGATGATGTACTACAAACTACCTCTGGAGGAAGCCATTGGTTATGTGACCAGGGCGAGGCGCATCAGGCCCTTCTCATCCTTTCTGCTCCAGTTGTTGTTACTCGAACCTATGAAAAAGACAAGGAAAAGCAGAGTAATCAGAAAGCAAAAAGGCATTGTAATATACaactaa
- the LOC137488033 gene encoding uncharacterized protein isoform X3 — translation MASKQRNMAFVDDELHSSETPLTVHVESLIIDMNMDVEVSNYTCEDQGGMNASPEPTEDNNSTEVGYNPTDSEELCDTIPSVPASETELDMVDPEGVPGPSSSEQEPVCTASLEVDISDARNPTEVPEVTKIGKFFSFFGKLFGFTAQPETDPDLLSVSEESDYESASEMDEVDMEQSCVPAPETELDLVDPEGVPVPRSFEQEPVFRETLYVDLIKPHTSINLKRSVLVSTLLKEPAEPSTEEVESSSGIDQDGISASPEIPQVDRPTVPEMWKTSADFPMIYMFSAQHQTDPDVAEMISVSEESDYESASETDEVNMEQSSVPEPEAELDLVDPEGVPVPRSSEQEPVFRETLYVDLIKPQTSFNLKRSVLVSTLLKEPAEPSTEEVESSSGIDQDGISASPEIPQVYRPTELPEMWKATADLPMIYGFSAQHQTDPDVAEMISVSEANDYESASEMDEVDMEQSCVPEPEAELDLVDPEGVPGPSSSEQEPVFRETLYVDLIKPHTSINLKRSVLVSKLIKEPAEPSTEEVESSSGIDQGGISASPEIPQVDRPTEEPEMWKASADFPVMYGFSAQHQTDPNVVEMSVSEANDYESASEMDEVDVEQTSVSDAEAELVLVDPEGVPVPSSSEQEPVFREALYVNLIKPQTSFNVKRSVLVSKLIKEPAEPSTEDVKSSRGIDQDGISASPEIPQVDRPTGFPKVKIIKKVGAFIRKRFGFSVHPKAEPAVAMDEVDTEQTSVSDPEVKLDLVDPEGVPGPSSSEKEPVYREILHVIDLIKPHTSFNLKRSVLVSKPLKEPAEPSTEDVKNSRGIDQDGLNGSSETTQVDRPSGFPKAKLFRKINAFIRKRFRFSIQPKSDPAVAMDEIDTEQTSVSDPEMELDLVDPEGVPGPSSSEQEPVPRERMDVNITDAMNPTESTKVRMISKVRAFSRKLHDISAKLKTEPNSPQPLSVPDATGSLNTSVIDEEAVDHSPETPEDHSPTGLTKEWMMNQLSEFYYKLTSPRNDLGQPGPSSLPPRNLLNEVFDFQKLAELLKIEATVNKCKLPLSPFTEVWRNVYIGDEETARNRRKLMELGVTHILNAAAPKMTWEGKPKKKGLKGKILTGPEYYEGMDIKYCGLPTTYDQMRIVKYFWPAGKFIAKALRKPDNVLFIHCKHGVSHAPTLFVAYLMMYYKLPLEEAIGYVTRARRIRPFSSFLLQLLLLEPMKKTRKSRVIRKQKGIVIYN, via the exons ATGGCGAGCAAACAGAGAAATATGGCTTTCGTCGACGACGAATTACACTCTTCAGAAACTCCACTCACAGTTCATGTTGAATCGCTAATTATAGATATGAACATGGATGTTGAAGTTTCCAACTACACTTGTGAGGATCAGGGTGGCATGAATGCCTCTCCTGAACCCACAGAAGACAACAACTCAACAG agGTTGGATATAATCCAACTGATTCGGAGGAATTGTGTGACACGATTCCAAGTGTTCCTGCATCAGAAACTGAATTGGATATGGTTGATCCAGAAGGTGTCCCAGGTCCAAGCAGTTCTGAACAGGAGCCTGTGTGTACAGCAAGTCTGGAGGTCGACATCAGTGATGCCAGGAACCCAACAG aAGTTCCAGAAGTGACGAAAATTGGCAAATTCTTCTCCTTCTTTGGAAAGCTTTTTGGGTTCACGGCACAGCCTGAGACAGATCCTGATTTGCTGAGTGTTTCAGAGGAAAGTGATTATGAATCAGCTTCTGAAATGGATGAGGTTGACATGGAGCAGTCATGTGTTCCCGCGCCAGAAACTGAATTGGATCTGGTTGATCCTGAAGGTGTCCCAGTTCCAAGGAGTTTTGAACAGGAGCCTGTGTTTAGAGAAACTCTATATGTCGACCTCATCAAACCTCACACTTCCATCAACTTGAAGAGGTCTGTGTTGGTTTCTACACTTCTGAAGGAACCAGCAGAGCCTTCAACAGAAGAAGTGGAGAGCAGCAGTGGGATTGACCAGGATGGCATCAGTGCTTCTCCTGAAATCCCACAGGTGGACAGACCAACAG TACCCGAAATGTGGAAGACATCTGCAGACTTCCCAATGATTTATATGTTCTCAGCACAGCATCAGACAGATCCAGATGTTGCTGAGATGATAAGTGTTTCAGAGGAAAGTGATTATGAATCAGCTTCTGAAACGGATGAGGTCAACATGGAGCAATCAAGTGTTCCTGAGCCAGAGGCTGAATTGGATCTGGTTGATCCTGAAGGTGTCCCAGTTCCAAGGAGTTCTGAACAGGAACCTGTGTTCAGAGAAACTCTATATGTCGACCTCATCAAACCTCAAACTTCCTTCAACTTAAAGAGGTCTGTGTTGGTTTCTACACTTCTGAAGGAACCAGCAGAGCCTTCAACAGAAGAAGTGGAGAGCAGCAGTGGGATTGACCAGGATGGCATCAGTGCTTCTCCTGAAATCCCCCAGGTGTACAGACCAACAG AATTACCTGAAATGTGGAAGGCAACAGCAGACCTCCCAATGATTTATGGGTTCTCAGCACAGCATCAGACAGATCCAGATGTTGCTGAGATGATAAGTGTTTCAGAAGCAAACGATTATGAATCAGCTTCTGAAATGGATGAGGTCGACATGGAGCAATCATGTGTTCCTGAGCCAGAGGCTGAATTGGATCTGGTTGATCCGGAAGGTGTCCCAGGTCCAAGCAGCTCTGAACAGGAACCAGTGTTTAGAGAAACTCTATATGTCGACCTCATCAAACCTCACACTTCCATCAACTTGAAGAGGTCTGTGTTGGTTTCTAAACTTATAAAAGAACCAGCAGAGCCTTCAACAGAAGAAGTGGAGAGCAGCAGTGGGATTGACCAGGGTGGTATCAGTGCTTCTCCTGAAATCCCACAGGTGGACAGACCAACag AAGAACCGGAAATGTGGAAGGCATCTGCAGACTTCCCAGTGATGTATGGGTTCTCAGCACAGCATCAGACAGATCCAAATGTTGTTGAGATGAGTGTTTCAGAAGCAAACGATTATGAATCAGCTTCTGAAATGGATGAGGTGGACGTGGAGCAAACAAGTGTTTCTGACGCAGAGGCTGAATTGGTTCTGGTTGATCCAGAAGGTGTCCCAGTTCCTAGCAGCTCTGAACAGGAACCTGTATTTAGAGAAGCTTTATATGTCAACCTCATCAAACCTCAAACTTCCTTCAACGTAAAGAGGTCTGTGTTGGTTTCTAAACTTATAAAAGAACCAGCAGAGCCTTCAACAGAGGACGTGAAGAGCAGCAGAGGGATTGACCAGGATGGCATCAGTGCTTCTCCTGAAATCCCCCAGGTGGACAGACCAACAG GCTTTCCAAAAGTAAAAATCATCAAGAAAGTTGGTGCATTCATCCGAAAGCGTTTTGGGTTCTCAGTACATCCTAAGGCAGAGCCTGCTGTTGCAATGGATGAAGTCGACACAGAGCAAACAAGTGTTTCTGACCCAGAAGTTAAATTGGATCTGGTTGATCCAGAAGGTGTCCCCGGTCCAAGCAGCTCTGAAAAGGAACCTGTGTATAGAGAAATTCTACATGTCATCGACCTCATCAAACCTCACACTTCCTTCAACTTGAAGAGGTCTGTGTTGGTTTCTAAACCTCTGAAAGAACCAGCAGAGCCTTCAACAGAGGACGTGAAGAACAGCAGAGGGATTGACCAGGATGGCTTGAATGGTTCTTCTGAAACCACTCAGGTGGACCGACCATCAG GCTTTCCCAAAGCGAAGCTCTTCAGGAAAATTAATGCATTCATCCGAAAGCGTTTTAGGTTCTCAATACAGCCTAAGTCAGACCCCGCTGTTGCAATGGATGAGATCGACACAGAGCAAACAAGTGTTTCTGACCCAGAAATGGAATTGGATCTGGTTGATCCAGAAGGTGTCCCAGGTCCAAGCAGTTCTGAACAGGAACCTGTGCCAAGAGAAAGAATGGATGTCAACATCACTGATGCCATGAACCCAACAG AAAGTACCAAAGTGAGGATGATTAGCAAAGTCCGTGCATTCTCCAGAAAGCTTCATGACATCTCAGCAAAGCTAAAGACCGAACCTAATTCACCACAGCCGCTGAGTGTCCCAGATGCAACAGGGTCTTTGAACACCAGTGTGATCGATGAGGAGGCTGTGGATCATTCTCCTGAAACCCCTGAAGATCACAGCCCAACAG GACTCACCAAAGAGTGGATGATGAATCAACTTTCTGAATTCTACTACAAGCTTACAAGTCCTAGAAATGATCTTGGACAGCCGGGTCCAAGCAGTTTGCCTCCTCGAAATCTGCTGAATGAAGTTTTCGACTTTCAAAAGCTTGCAGAGTTATTGAAAATAGAAGCCACCGTGAACAAATGTAAACTGCCCCTGTCACCATTTACGGAGGTCTGGCGCAACGTCTACATTGGAGATGA AGAGACAGCAAGAAATCGACGCAAACTGATGGAATTGGGAGTCACCCATATCCTAAATGCAGCAGCGCCGAAGATGACCTGGGAGGGAAAACCAAAGAAGAAAGGACTAAAAGGAAAGATCCTTACAGGACCGGAATATTATGAAGGCATGGACATCAAATATTGTGGCTTGCCTACAACATACGACCAAATGCGAATCGTAAAATACTTCTGGCCTGCTGGAAAGTTCATCGCAAAGGCCTTGAGAAAGCCAGACA ATGTCCTGTTTATTCATTGCAAGCATGGTGTCAGTCACGCGCCAACACTGTTTGTAGCATATCTGATGATGTACTACAAACTACCTCTGGAGGAAGCCATTGGTTATGTGACCAGGGCGAGGCGCATCAGGCCCTTCTCATCCTTTCTGCTCCAGTTGTTGTTACTCGAACCTATGAAAAAGACAAGGAAAAGCAGAGTAATCAGAAAGCAAAAAGGCATTGTAATATACaactaa